The Candidatus Poribacteria bacterium sequence GCTAAGCGTTGTGCTGTCTTCTGACCGATCGTTGGCAGTTTTTGGAGCTCTGTTATGAGTTTCTCCAGCGGTTTCGGGTATTCTTGCATAGGTTTTTTGTGCTAATTCCTACAGCGGGCGTGAAGATTAAAAGGAAACGGGGTGATTTCGTAACGATGCCCTCTTCAGTTTCGTGAAAGATCTTATCGTTGTTAGGGAATCGACGAAATTACCCATCTAAATTCTTAATCTTCATGATAAGGTAGAGACACTTGGGTCTTCACTTATTACTCGTTACGGGAGTCCTGGAATTTTAATGCCACCGGTTAATTTGCTCATTTCTGCTGACATCATTTCTTGCGATTGTTGCAAGGCTTCGTTGACTGCCGCGACGATTAGATCTTCAAGCATTTCTGTATCTTCTGGATCAACGACTTCCGGTGTAATGCGAAGTGAAACAACTTCCTGTTGTCCATTAACGACAGCGGTTACCATTCCACCGCCGACGGTTGCTTCAACGGTACGATTTGCAAGTTCCTCTCGAATTTCAAGCATCCGCTTTTGCATTTGTTGTGCCTGTTTCATCAGGTCGTTCATTTTCATAATTCTGGTCCTGTCCCCAAGCGGCTTTGTATCATATCTGTGTAGATTTTCGTCTTGTTACAAAAATGCTTGGAACGTTAGAAATTTCCTTATAGTATCCGCTTTTCCAATTTGGAAAGAAGCGATTATTGGGTTTCAACAACTGTTGCCTCAAAAAGTTCGAGTGCTGTTTTAAGTTGTGGATCATCTTGGGCTTCAAGTCTACGCATGAGCGGTGTCTTTCGTGTTGATTCTTTCGTTGTGTCCTCGGATGTTGGTGATTGTTGGACAGTATCTAAGGCAACTAATTCGATTTTCACGGATTTACCGACTTCCTGCGTTAGTGTTTCGGCTATGATTTTCTTATCTTTGTCTGATATCATGGAAAGGTACGAAGGTGAACAGGCAATTTCGACTATGTTTGTCCCATTCACAGTCGGAACAGATCCCTCTAACAGACCGTGTCTGAGTTTTCCTTCTGGGAGTTTTGATTTTACCTCCCCCCAAAATGAGGGCAGATCCGCTAAATCTCGGTGTTCATGTGAAGCAGATGAAGGGCGTGGCTCGTTCAAATCCGATGAAGGAGTTCTTGAGGTTTGTTTTTTGTGATATGTATTTGGTGTTTCGGTTGCCGAATTGAGTTTGGCGGCGATAGAGGTGTCTTGGCTTGTAAGAAGAGGTGTCTGCGATGATGTATTTTGTGGATTTGGCAGATTCGGAGACGACGCAAATGTGTCCTGATGTGGCGCGGATTGCCCTGTTGCGGAAAGTCCTGCTGAATCGAATTTCTGCTCCAACGCAGACAATTTGCTGATAATCTCTTCAAGACGGATGCCTTCCTGAAGCGAGTTTAGTTGAATGAGTGCTGTTTCCAATTGAAGTTGAGGATAACCATACTGTTTAATGTCGCGGCTGGTGTGCATCAAAATCTTGATAATCCGTGAAAGCCTGCTGACCGACATCTGTTCTGCCGCTTGCTTGAGTTTAGGCAGATCTGACTTAGGACTCTGAATCTGTTCACTGAGAGCGTTATCAATTGCTAAGAGCCGTAGGTCTCGGAAATAGCCGATCAGTTGATCTAAACATTGCGACAAATCAGTGCCTTGTTTCATCAGGTTGTT is a genomic window containing:
- a CDS encoding YbaB/EbfC family nucleoid-associated protein → MKMNDLMKQAQQMQKRMLEIREELANRTVEATVGGGMVTAVVNGQQEVVSLRITPEVVDPEDTEMLEDLIVAAVNEALQQSQEMMSAEMSKLTGGIKIPGLP
- the dnaX gene encoding DNA polymerase III subunit gamma/tau, with protein sequence MSYEVLAQKWRPQNFSDVVGQAHVTTTLKNQILSGRIGHAYLFWGPRGTGKTTVARILAKAVNCPNRLQETEFDSIKTAEPCNQCDFCNDISQDRSFDVIEMDAASNRGIDTIRDLRENVKLSPATCTYKIYIIDEAHMLSPEAFNALLKTLEEPPPHVIFIMATTEHAQIPKTISSRCQDFDFRYLEDEKIIERLQLLIKAENISADPDVLTLITRQSEGCLRDAENLLELVSSTSKNLTVEAVEQTIGLSSSALLGELTGAITERDLAKGLKTLNNLMKQGTDLSQCLDQLIGYFRDLRLLAIDNALSEQIQSPKSDLPKLKQAAEQMSVSRLSRIIKILMHTSRDIKQYGYPQLQLETALIQLNSLQEGIRLEEIISKLSALEQKFDSAGLSATGQSAPHQDTFASSPNLPNPQNTSSQTPLLTSQDTSIAAKLNSATETPNTYHKKQTSRTPSSDLNEPRPSSASHEHRDLADLPSFWGEVKSKLPEGKLRHGLLEGSVPTVNGTNIVEIACSPSYLSMISDKDKKIIAETLTQEVGKSVKIELVALDTVQQSPTSEDTTKESTRKTPLMRRLEAQDDPQLKTALELFEATVVETQ